One stretch of Acidobacteriota bacterium DNA includes these proteins:
- a CDS encoding tetratricopeptide repeat protein, which yields MPSRHSRGTRRASPPGPPGAAGARLRYPRTLAAAAGILMSALLLLLLEGGLRLGGFGHPAGFYIPSPGPAAWETNPRFGWRFFPPSLARSPVPGYLDEKPPGTLRIFLLGESAAQGVPNPEFGFGRLLRLMLARRHPGRAFEVVNTAMTAINSHAVREIARDCASLAPDAFLVYMGNNEIVGPYGPGTVFQGWSPSLPLIRANLGVKSTRTGQLLGRLPELLRPDRAPSRWQGMEMFLGNRVAADDPRLPKVYDNFRRNLEDIIRAGRGSGAAVIVSTVAVNLRDCAPFASEHGRDLPAAALARWEEAFRRGKGLEARGRPEEALEAYEAAARIDAQHAELQFRIARRRMESGETGKAREHFGRARDLDTLRFRADGAINEILRDAVASPEYSGVYGVDAELAFSEAGGPAGGVPGADLFYEHVHLNFEGNYLLARLFLDRLERALPGLGARGDSIPVPGPEECARLLALTPWDRAQAAATMVGAMSRPPFTYQADNDSRVAALREEQRRLVERAKEPGAFEEARATYEAALEFSPEDPVLYRRFGRFLLDAGEPEAAIGHFTAALERYPGEPSLYADFGDAEQKRGRAEAAEARYRRALEMDPDLGRARSGLALSLATTGRIEEAIAEYRAVLQSDPGFTTARVNFAGLLARLGRLDEAIAEYRKAAEADPGGSLARYGLGMALANRGLIPEAIAAYREAARIDPSFSAAHVNLGNLLAGSGQPGEALAHFRRALEIDARDPLALYGAARALAALGRGAEAAASLRRALEIRPDFAEARRALQSLAGD from the coding sequence ATGCCGAGCCGTCATTCCCGGGGTACTCGACGGGCCTCGCCACCGGGCCCGCCGGGGGCGGCCGGGGCCCGTCTGCGGTATCCCCGCACCCTGGCCGCGGCGGCCGGGATCCTGATGTCGGCCCTCCTCCTGCTCCTGTTGGAGGGGGGGCTGCGCCTGGGCGGCTTCGGGCATCCCGCGGGATTCTATATCCCTTCCCCCGGTCCCGCCGCCTGGGAGACCAACCCCCGCTTCGGTTGGCGCTTCTTCCCCCCTTCCCTGGCCCGGAGCCCGGTGCCGGGCTACCTCGATGAAAAGCCCCCGGGAACCCTCCGGATTTTCCTGCTCGGCGAATCGGCCGCCCAGGGGGTCCCGAACCCCGAATTCGGCTTCGGGCGCCTGTTGCGCCTGATGCTGGCCCGCCGCCACCCGGGGCGGGCGTTCGAGGTCGTCAACACGGCCATGACCGCGATCAACTCCCACGCGGTGCGCGAAATCGCCCGCGACTGCGCCTCCCTTGCCCCCGACGCCTTCCTCGTCTATATGGGAAACAACGAAATCGTGGGCCCCTACGGGCCGGGAACCGTGTTCCAGGGGTGGAGCCCCAGCCTCCCCCTGATCCGGGCCAACCTGGGGGTGAAATCGACCCGGACCGGGCAGCTGCTGGGCCGGCTGCCCGAACTGCTGCGCCCCGATCGGGCTCCTTCCCGCTGGCAGGGGATGGAGATGTTCCTCGGCAACCGGGTGGCGGCCGATGACCCCCGGTTGCCGAAGGTTTACGACAACTTCCGCCGCAACCTGGAGGACATCATCCGCGCCGGGCGAGGATCGGGGGCGGCCGTCATCGTCTCCACCGTCGCTGTCAACCTGCGCGACTGCGCCCCGTTCGCCTCGGAGCACGGCCGGGATCTCCCCGCCGCCGCCCTGGCCCGGTGGGAAGAGGCCTTCCGCCGGGGGAAGGGCCTGGAAGCCCGGGGCCGCCCGGAGGAGGCGCTCGAGGCCTACGAAGCGGCGGCCCGGATCGACGCTCAGCACGCGGAACTGCAGTTTCGCATCGCCCGCCGCCGGATGGAGAGCGGGGAAACCGGAAAGGCGCGGGAGCATTTCGGCAGGGCGCGCGACCTGGACACCCTGCGCTTCCGCGCCGACGGCGCGATCAACGAAATCCTGCGCGATGCGGTCGCATCCCCGGAATATTCCGGGGTCTACGGAGTCGATGCCGAACTCGCCTTCTCCGAGGCGGGCGGACCCGCCGGCGGCGTCCCGGGGGCGGACCTGTTCTACGAGCATGTCCATTTGAATTTCGAGGGCAATTACCTCCTGGCCCGCCTCTTCCTCGACCGGCTGGAGCGCGCCCTCCCCGGGCTCGGGGCCCGCGGGGATTCCATCCCGGTTCCCGGTCCGGAGGAGTGCGCCCGGCTGCTGGCGCTGACGCCCTGGGACCGGGCCCAGGCCGCCGCCACGATGGTGGGCGCCATGTCCCGCCCCCCGTTCACCTATCAGGCGGACAACGACTCCCGGGTCGCCGCCCTCCGCGAGGAGCAGCGCCGCCTGGTCGAACGGGCGAAGGAGCCCGGGGCTTTCGAAGAGGCGCGCGCGACCTACGAGGCCGCGCTCGAGTTTTCCCCGGAAGACCCGGTCCTCTACCGCCGCTTCGGCCGGTTCCTCCTGGATGCGGGGGAGCCGGAAGCCGCCATCGGCCATTTCACCGCCGCGCTGGAACGGTATCCCGGCGAGCCGTCGCTCTACGCCGATTTCGGGGATGCCGAGCAGAAGAGGGGGCGCGCCGAAGCCGCCGAAGCCCGTTACCGCCGGGCCCTGGAGATGGACCCCGACCTCGGGCGCGCCCGCTCGGGCCTGGCTCTCTCCCTGGCCACCACCGGGAGGATCGAGGAGGCGATCGCCGAGTACCGCGCGGTACTGCAGTCCGATCCCGGGTTCACCACCGCGCGCGTCAACTTCGCGGGGCTGCTGGCCCGCCTGGGACGCCTCGACGAGGCGATCGCCGAGTACCGGAAGGCGGCCGAGGCCGATCCCGGCGGCTCGCTGGCCCGCTACGGACTCGGGATGGCGCTGGCCAATCGCGGGCTGATCCCGGAGGCGATCGCGGCCTACCGGGAAGCGGCCCGGATCGACCCCTCCTTTTCGGCCGCCCACGTCAACCTGGGGAACCTCCTGGCGGGGAGCGGGCAACCCGGGGAGGCCCTGGCCCATTTCCGGAGGGCCCTGGAGATCGATGCGCGGGATCCGCTGGCCCTCTACGGCGCCGCCAGGGCGCTCGCGGCGCTGGGTCGCGGCGCGGAAGCCGCCGCCAGCCTCCGCCGCGCCCTGGAGATCCGGCCCGATTTCGCGGAAGCCCGCCGGGCGCTGCAGTCCCTGGCCGGCGACTAG
- a CDS encoding carbamoyltransferase — MTAILGISAFYHDSAAALVVDGRIVAAAQEERFTRVKHDDGFPVHAVDYCLREAGLGAGGLDYVAFYDKPLLKFERLLETYLAFAPAGFGSFRRAMPLWLARKLHLPREIRKGLGGGYRRRCVFAQHHEAHAASAFFPSPFEEAALLTLDGVGEWATASLGRGRANRIELFSELRFPHSLGLLYSAFTYFCGFRVNSGEYKLMGLAPYGEPVYADRILRHLLDLKPDGSFRMDMAYFRYCQGLVMTSPRFDRLFEGPPRRPEAALTQREMDLAASIQQVTEEVMLRSARHLHRLTGMKNLCLAGGVALNCVGNGRIVREGPFERVWIQPAAGDAGGALGAALFVWHQLLDNPRIPGADDSERGAFLGPAFSEDRIRGFLESSGCRYHYYGEKDLIDAVADLIAAGKVVGWFQGRMEFGPRALGGRSILGDARDPEMQSLINRKIKFRESFRPFAPIVLRDRAGEFFQWGPGEESPYMLVVAPVAESKRKPPPGGLRGLEKLKAIRSEIPAVTHVDGSARIQTVDPERHPRLFRLLTAFAAKTGCPVMINTSFNVRGEPIVCRPEEAFRCFMATDMDVLVMERFVLFKEEQARGREGPAGSYAGEFPPD; from the coding sequence ATGACCGCGATTCTGGGGATTTCGGCGTTTTATCACGATTCGGCGGCGGCGCTGGTCGTGGATGGACGGATCGTGGCCGCGGCCCAGGAGGAGCGGTTCACGCGCGTCAAGCACGACGACGGCTTTCCGGTCCACGCGGTCGATTACTGCCTCCGGGAGGCCGGACTGGGTGCGGGGGGACTGGACTACGTCGCCTTTTACGACAAACCGCTCCTGAAATTCGAGAGGCTCCTGGAGACCTACCTGGCCTTCGCTCCGGCCGGTTTCGGCTCCTTCCGCCGCGCCATGCCGCTGTGGCTGGCCCGGAAACTCCACCTGCCCCGCGAAATCCGCAAGGGCCTGGGGGGGGGATACCGGCGCAGGTGCGTCTTCGCCCAGCATCACGAAGCGCACGCGGCCAGCGCCTTTTTCCCCTCACCGTTCGAGGAGGCCGCCCTCCTGACGCTGGACGGGGTGGGGGAATGGGCGACGGCAAGCCTCGGCCGCGGCCGAGCCAACCGGATCGAGCTTTTTTCGGAGCTGCGTTTCCCTCATTCCCTGGGCCTGCTCTACTCGGCCTTCACCTACTTTTGCGGATTCAGGGTCAACTCCGGGGAATACAAGCTGATGGGGCTGGCCCCCTACGGGGAACCGGTCTATGCCGACCGGATCCTGCGTCACCTGCTCGACCTGAAGCCGGACGGCTCCTTTCGCATGGACATGGCCTATTTCCGCTACTGCCAGGGTTTGGTGATGACGTCGCCCCGGTTCGACCGCCTTTTCGAAGGGCCCCCTCGCCGGCCGGAAGCGGCGCTGACGCAGCGCGAAATGGACCTGGCCGCCTCCATTCAACAGGTCACCGAGGAGGTGATGCTCCGCTCGGCCCGCCACCTGCACCGGCTGACCGGGATGAAAAATCTCTGCCTGGCGGGGGGGGTGGCGCTCAACTGCGTGGGGAACGGGAGGATCGTGCGCGAGGGCCCGTTCGAAAGGGTCTGGATCCAGCCTGCCGCCGGCGACGCCGGCGGGGCGCTGGGGGCGGCGCTCTTCGTCTGGCACCAGCTGCTGGACAACCCCCGCATCCCGGGGGCGGACGATTCCGAGCGGGGGGCCTTCCTGGGCCCGGCGTTCTCCGAAGACCGGATCCGCGGGTTTCTCGAGAGCTCCGGGTGCCGGTATCATTATTATGGTGAAAAGGATCTCATCGATGCCGTGGCCGACCTGATCGCGGCCGGGAAGGTAGTGGGCTGGTTCCAGGGGAGAATGGAGTTCGGTCCGCGGGCGCTGGGGGGGCGAAGCATCCTCGGCGACGCCCGCGACCCGGAAATGCAGTCGCTCATCAACCGGAAGATCAAGTTCCGGGAATCTTTCCGCCCCTTCGCCCCGATCGTGCTCCGCGACCGGGCGGGGGAGTTCTTCCAATGGGGGCCCGGGGAGGAAAGCCCGTATATGCTCGTGGTCGCCCCGGTGGCGGAGTCCAAACGGAAACCGCCGCCGGGAGGGCTCCGCGGACTGGAGAAACTGAAGGCGATCCGAAGCGAAATTCCGGCGGTGACCCACGTCGACGGCTCCGCGCGGATCCAGACGGTCGACCCCGAAAGGCACCCGCGCCTCTTCCGGCTGCTCACGGCGTTCGCGGCGAAAACCGGTTGTCCCGTCATGATCAACACCAGCTTCAACGTCCGGGGGGAGCCGATCGTCTGCCGCCCCGAGGAAGCCTTCCGGTGCTTCATGGCCACGGACATGGACGTGCTGGTGATGGAGCGTTTCGTCCTGTTCAAGGAGGAGCAGGCGCGAGGGCGGGAGGGTCCCGCCGGGAGCTACGCCGGAGAATTCCCTCCGGACTGA
- a CDS encoding class I SAM-dependent methyltransferase has translation MYALVACSGCGTRMLDPLPTGEELARFYAPRYYGGDWYKQRGKGRMFRRVLLPKVGGCFLDVGCSLGFFLLGVAEDRRWRAFGSEISPEAAAFARDRLGLDVRCGELADLGYPDRFFDYVHVSNVLEHVRDPRGLLGECRRILKPGGTLYLSVPNGPVDSAGLVRYHCREGLPPRSKDGHLFFFSRDALRVLFRACGFAVVETHTYGIRRGLRALGLYPRKPGWKNPYRPQAPSPATPEIRLPAAPGRLPGYDAYRFRQARLKRLPGLRAFGLDFEIILRAEEGPGE, from the coding sequence GTGTATGCCCTGGTAGCCTGCTCCGGGTGCGGTACGCGCATGCTGGACCCGCTCCCGACCGGGGAGGAGCTTGCCCGGTTTTACGCCCCCCGCTATTACGGCGGCGACTGGTACAAGCAGCGGGGGAAAGGGAGGATGTTCCGGAGGGTTCTGCTCCCGAAAGTGGGGGGGTGTTTTCTGGATGTCGGCTGCAGCCTCGGTTTTTTCCTTCTCGGGGTTGCCGAGGACCGGAGATGGCGGGCGTTCGGTTCGGAGATCAGCCCGGAAGCCGCCGCTTTTGCCCGGGACCGGCTGGGGCTCGACGTCCGCTGCGGGGAGCTTGCGGACCTCGGCTATCCCGATCGTTTCTTCGATTACGTGCACGTCAGCAACGTCCTGGAGCACGTGCGCGATCCCCGGGGCCTGCTGGGGGAATGCCGGCGGATCCTGAAGCCGGGGGGAACCCTGTACCTCTCGGTCCCCAACGGCCCGGTGGACAGCGCCGGTCTCGTCAGGTACCACTGCAGGGAGGGCCTTCCCCCCCGGAGCAAGGACGGGCATCTCTTCTTTTTCTCCAGGGACGCCCTCCGGGTCCTGTTCCGCGCCTGCGGATTCGCCGTTGTCGAGACGCACACCTACGGCATCCGGCGCGGCCTGCGGGCCCTGGGCCTCTATCCCCGGAAGCCCGGGTGGAAGAACCCCTACCGGCCGCAGGCGCCTTCCCCCGCGACGCCCGAGATCCGCCTTCCGGCCGCTCCCGGACGCCTCCCCGGGTACGACGCCTACCGCTTCAGGCAGGCGCGCCTGAAGCGGCTTCCCGGGTTGCGCGCCTTCGGGCTGGATTTTGAAATCATCCTGCGCGCGGAGGAGGGCCCCGGGGAATGA
- a CDS encoding tetratricopeptide repeat protein: protein MLLALPAAAQSRAVKGKVTDDKGQPVQDAQVKIEGEDIYRVFTTKTNKKGEYFYLLGLQSGRYRITVRKEGFRPAYREHIQPEMREEVEVDFQLTPGPDQKLHFEMTEEERAEYMKRYEAQQKQRQFSAEVKERFDKGVTLYDSGQYEEALVEFNAALEKDPKQPGIIARTGDCYLKLDRKDEALEAYNKAIELNPQDPALYTNKGVILGQMGKMTEAQEMFKKAAELDPMAAGQNFYNLGVTMVNAGDFENAVGAFKQSIEADPSFAESYYQLGMSLSAKPDTIPEAIAALKKYLELGQKPEQVEVAKQIISALEAAQ from the coding sequence ATGCTATTGGCCTTGCCCGCAGCCGCGCAGAGCCGTGCCGTCAAGGGGAAGGTGACCGACGACAAGGGTCAGCCGGTCCAGGACGCCCAGGTCAAGATCGAAGGGGAGGATATTTACCGGGTCTTCACGACCAAAACCAACAAAAAGGGGGAGTATTTCTACCTCCTCGGCCTCCAGTCGGGCCGTTACCGGATCACCGTGCGCAAGGAAGGGTTCCGGCCCGCCTACCGGGAGCATATCCAGCCGGAGATGCGTGAGGAGGTGGAGGTCGACTTCCAGCTCACCCCGGGACCGGACCAGAAACTCCACTTCGAGATGACGGAGGAGGAGAGGGCCGAATACATGAAACGGTACGAGGCCCAGCAGAAGCAGAGGCAGTTCTCGGCGGAGGTCAAGGAACGGTTCGACAAGGGAGTCACGCTCTACGATTCCGGCCAGTACGAGGAGGCCCTGGTCGAATTCAACGCCGCCCTGGAGAAGGATCCCAAACAGCCCGGCATCATCGCCCGGACCGGGGATTGCTACCTGAAACTCGACAGGAAGGATGAAGCCCTGGAGGCCTACAACAAGGCCATCGAACTGAACCCGCAGGACCCCGCCCTGTACACCAACAAGGGCGTCATCCTGGGGCAGATGGGCAAGATGACCGAAGCCCAGGAGATGTTCAAGAAGGCGGCCGAACTGGACCCGATGGCCGCGGGACAGAACTTCTACAACCTCGGCGTCACCATGGTCAATGCGGGGGATTTCGAGAACGCCGTCGGCGCCTTCAAGCAGTCGATCGAGGCCGACCCCTCTTTTGCCGAATCGTACTACCAGCTGGGGATGAGCCTTTCGGCCAAGCCGGATACCATTCCGGAAGCGATAGCGGCCCTCAAGAAATACCTCGAGCTCGGGCAGAAGCCCGAACAGGTGGAGGTAGCCAAACAGATCATCAGCGCTCTGGAAGCGGCACAGTGA